Proteins encoded in a region of the Gadus morhua unplaced genomic scaffold, gadMor3.0, whole genome shotgun sequence genome:
- the LOC115539356 gene encoding claudin-11-like, with translation MGCPGWLCILVATSTNNWVIMCKYGTNACKKSEESNIKGPWAECSVSSAHYECQPLTLILELPAYIHTTRALMITASTLALLAVVLLLMSLPCISLGEPPKAKSRRAVRGGLCFLFVGKRGEGTKTQRDTHTQDTPAEYTTRTHMEGIRGAPPWSALRGRSRHANTLALPIKARPSHWPPTNLGGPPGGARH, from the exons ATGGGCTGCCCCGGGTGGCTGTGCATCCTGGtcgccacctccaccaacaactGGGTCATCATGTGTAAATACGGCACGAACGCCTGCAAGAAGTCCGAAGAGAGCAACATCAAGGGTCCCTGGGCGGAGTGCTCGGTGTCCTCCGCTCACTACGAGTGTCAGCCCCTCACCCTGATCCTGGAGCTGCCAG CCTACATCCACACCACCCGGGCTCTGATGATCACGGCCTCCACCCTGGCGCTGCTggcggtggtgctgctgctgatgtcgCTGCCCTGCATCAGTCTGGGCGAGCCCCCCAAGGCCAAGAGCCGCCGCGCCGTCCGGGGGGGGCTCTGCTTCCTGTTCGTGGGTAAGAGAGGCGAGGGGACAAAGACACAAcgcgacacgcacacacaggacacgCCTGCAGAGTAcacaacgcgcacacacatggaaggaatac GAGGAGCCCCCCCCTGGTCTGCCCTCCGAGGTAGGAGTCGCCATGCCAACACCCTGGCGCTCCCAATCAAGGCCAGGCCCTCCCATTGGCCCCCCACAAATCTGGGAGGGCCACCGGGGGGCGCCAGACactag